A window of Pullulanibacillus sp. KACC 23026 genomic DNA:
CGTCTGAAAAATCGAAAACCAATCGGCAAAATGCTTGGGGATGCCGTTCATTCGTCGGTCACAACCTTACTGATGGTGGGAGGCTTCATCATTATGTTTTCGGTTTTTAATCGCATTCTTGATGAAGTACACGTGACAGAACTCCTAGCGTCAAGCTTGCATCACTTACTGCTTTTGTTCCATCTCGATCCAGGATTAAGCAGCGGAATTATCCCGGGACTTTTTGAAATGACCGTTGGCGCCAAACGATTAAGCACCTTGCAAGTTCCACTCTTTCAGGCTGTTGTGGTCACCTCATTCATACTCGGGTTCAGCGGATTCTCCATTCAAGCACAAGTCGCGAGCATCCTGTCTGAAGTCAAATTAAATGTCAAACCATTCTTTGTGGGCAGATTGATTCATGGCTTCATTGCAAGTCTAGCAACCATCTTTTTGCTTCAATATTTTAACATAAGTTTTGAAGGGGCAACGACAAGCTCTGTCCTATCCGTTACGGCACCACTTGAAAACCGTCTCACATCACTCGTTTCCTATCCCGAAGAATGGCTTCATGCCGGGTCACTCATTACCTTCATCACACTAATTACGTTTGTAATTTATAGAGGGTTTTTAAAATCCAGTTATTCGAACACAAA
This region includes:
- the ylbJ gene encoding sporulation integral membrane protein YlbJ; its protein translation is MSKDKFKTYSLGIFALFIAGSLVAFPEAAVEASLSGLKMWWNVVFPSLLPFFIISELLIGFGIVTFIGVLFEPFMRPIFRVPGVGGFVFVMGMASGFPAGAKITARLYQEEKLTKIEAERLACFTNFSNPLFMFGVLAVGFFKKPELGIVFALAHYIGNIGVGLCMRFYHPKSDLSARSTERFTPRIIMRAFQEMHIERLKNRKPIGKMLGDAVHSSVTTLLMVGGFIIMFSVFNRILDEVHVTELLASSLHHLLLLFHLDPGLSSGIIPGLFEMTVGAKRLSTLQVPLFQAVVVTSFILGFSGFSIQAQVASILSEVKLNVKPFFVGRLIHGFIASLATIFLLQYFNISFEGATTSSVLSVTAPLENRLTSLVSYPEEWLHAGSLITFITLITFVIYRGFLKSSYSNTKL